Genomic DNA from Ensifer adhaerens:
GAACAATTGATCCATGCGGCCTGGGGCCGCGCCTGACGAGTGGAAAACGAGTGAAGACGCCCATGTCCAGCGGCAAGCGACGCGATGAATTGAAGGCTATGTTCACCGGGCGACCGGGTGGGCCCGTTGCGCCGGAAACGAAATCGGCGGAACAGGTCCCGCAGTCTGAGCCTGGGGCGGCGCAGCGCCCGGGCGAGCCGCAACGCGCCGCGTCGGGTGCCGTCCGCGCCATGGGTCTTTCGCTGGGTTCGCTGGCTCGCGAGGCGGAGGAGGCACGGAACCTGCGTCAGGCAATCGAGGAGGGAGAACGCATTGTCGAACTCGACTGCGCGCTCGTCTCCTCATCCTTTGTCGAGGACCGCTTTGCCCGGGGCGAGACGGATGGCGAGTTCATGGGGCTGGTCGAGAGCATTCGCGAGAGCGGCCAGCAGGTGCCGATTCTCGTGCGCCCGCATCCCGACAGGCCCGGCCATTTCCAGACCGCCTACGGCCATCGCCGGCTTGCCGCCGTGCGCAGTCTCGACCGCAAGGTCAAGGCGATTGTTCGCCCGCTAACAGATGACGAACTGGTTCTGGCGCAAGGCAAGGAAAACGCCGAACGCCGCGACCTCACCTTCATTGAACGCGCCTTCTTCGCCCAGGCTCTGGTGCAGCGCGGTTTCGCCCGCAAGGTGGTGGAAGATGCGCTCGGCGTTCAGAAGAGCGAGGTCTCGCGGCTGCTTCAGGTGGCCGACAGCATTCCGCTCCACATCGCCCGCGATATCGGTCCGGCCCCCAAGGTCGGTCGCGAACGCTGGATGGCGCTGGGGGCGATCTTTACCGCGCGTCCGGCGGCGGAAGAAATCGCCAGCGACGAAGCCGGATCGCAGCGCTTTCGCGCGGCCGAGACGAACCGCCGCTTCCAGATGCTGTTCGATCGCCTCTCGCGCAAGCAGAAACCGAAGCCGGACCGAGGCGAACCGCTCTCCGGGCGCGACGGGAAAGCCTTCGGCAAGATCTATGCAGGCGGCGGCAAGCCGCGCATCGAATTCACCGCGCCGGTCCCCGACGCATTCCTTTCGACCGTTACGTCACTGATCGAAGAGGCCTGGAACGCCCTTCATCAGGAGGCGAAGTCCGGTAAATAGACATCATCGCGGGGAGGGGGAGTTGAAGCCTGATCCCGGCGTCTTGAAACAAGCAACAGGAGCAAAGCGAGCAAGAAAAAAGGCCCCCGAAACGTCACCATCCCGGAAGCCCTCTTCTATCTAGCAGTTCAAGAGAATCACTTCCATCGGGCAAAGTCAAGAGTCTGCGCAAAGCTTTTTGCGCCGAGTTGAAGAAGTGTGACTATTTTCAATGTGTTAAGCATCGTCATTGCGTGCATGAAAATGCGCGACGATGGGTCGTGCCCGAAAGAAAATGCCGTTACGGGCGCCGTCTTGCCTCTTGAAGGAAGAGGGCGATCATGAATGAGGACATGGCAACGACGCCTTTCGGCGGCGGACAGATAGTTGCGCGCCAGTTTTTGCGGCGCAGACAGGTGTCTGAAAGGCAGGCGAGGCTTGCCGGAACAGGGCAGACCGGCGCGAGGGCCGGGGCGGACAAGTGGCAATTGCTGCGTTCGTTGACAGAAGCAAAGCTGGCCTACGATCTTTCCGACCGATCTATCGCGGTTCTGGAAGCGCTGCTGAGTTTCCAC
This window encodes:
- a CDS encoding chromosome partitioning protein, ParB family; this translates as MSSGKRRDELKAMFTGRPGGPVAPETKSAEQVPQSEPGAAQRPGEPQRAASGAVRAMGLSLGSLAREAEEARNLRQAIEEGERIVELDCALVSSSFVEDRFARGETDGEFMGLVESIRESGQQVPILVRPHPDRPGHFQTAYGHRRLAAVRSLDRKVKAIVRPLTDDELVLAQGKENAERRDLTFIERAFFAQALVQRGFARKVVEDALGVQKSEVSRLLQVADSIPLHIARDIGPAPKVGRERWMALGAIFTARPAAEEIASDEAGSQRFRAAETNRRFQMLFDRLSRKQKPKPDRGEPLSGRDGKAFGKIYAGGGKPRIEFTAPVPDAFLSTVTSLIEEAWNALHQEAKSGK